Proteins found in one Sorghum bicolor cultivar BTx623 chromosome 1, Sorghum_bicolor_NCBIv3, whole genome shotgun sequence genomic segment:
- the LOC110431289 gene encoding uncharacterized protein LOC110431289: protein MAADPSPEEALPAESSQAPKRRRLVWIADDDKEEEEAAPSLVRRPHSRPNVAPTTTGRVASDPPASRVAETERRRQPVGPGGGSPQHTDDSTSRRRTSTPTRPLNRGRPSLLPPLETPRHRPRSSLRRRPLQQAPRNNRPRRVPRRAPRQGMKRQRGPLPRVMLWGRKTESRLLQPKKGEFQHRPKEGPLRP from the exons atgGCGGCAGACCCCTCCCCCGAAGAGgcgctgccggcggagagcagtcaGGCACCGAAGCGCCGTCGACTCGTCTGGATCGCCGATGACGacaaggaggaggaagaagccgCGCCTTCTCTGGTCCGGAGACCGCACAGTCGACCGAACGTAGCGCCGACCACTACTggtcgggtggccagcgaccctcctgcatcgcGCGTCGCAGAGACGGAGCGCAGGCGCCaaccggtaggaccaggaggaggttcaccacaACACACCGACGATTCGACCT cgcggcgtcggacgtcaaccccgaccaggCCGCTGAATAGAGGACGGCCGAGCCTGTTGCCGCCGCTGGAGACGCCGCGCCACAGGCCACGGAGCAGCCTGCGGCGGCGACCGCTGCAACAAGCGCCGAGGAACAACCGGCCCCGGCGGGTGCCACGGCGAGCACCTCGACAAGGGATGAAGAGGCAGCgaggacccctcccccgagtaaTGTTGTGGGGGAGGAAGACAGAGTCCCGACTCCTCCAGCCGAAGAAGGGAGAGTTCCAACACCGCCCCAAGGAGGGGCCTCTTCGCCCGTAG
- the LOC110431305 gene encoding uncharacterized protein LOC110431305, producing MVDWYKDKVDIVKDAYDKGSKNCQMVSPDIQKDLAKACAEEVTAVIMDEIRGRKFSVLIDESRDVSIKEQMAVILRFVNDKGQVVERFLGLQHVQSCTAIALKEALVDIADFFNYIPLIVSNVGASCMRKDALLAKHHDVLLEKIEKGEIMTGRGLNQESSLARPGDTRWGSHLKTLLRILVMWEAIIDVLEIVKKDSIKPTNNGGAFGLIGKMESFDFVFILHLMIELLSMTDILSRALQRKDQDIVEAMHLITDVKDSLQDMRENGWEPLLKKVKTFCEKNEIEVPDMDKEINIRGTSRRRKQKVTNMHYYHVEIFLVAIDAILTELNHRFGEITSELLVCMAAFNPRNSFSNFDVDKLVRLAEIYAEDFDIGDLAVLPNHLRQFVNRARRTPEFLGCTELGKVAEIMVKTNMHTSYKLVYRLIELILILPVATASVERIFSAMSIIKTDLRSKMGDEWLNDLMICYNEKEIFRKIDNEKIKKRFQEMKKRHCYFG from the exons ATGGTTGACTGGTATAAAGATAAGGTAGATATAGTGAAGGACGCATATGACAAAGGTTCTAAAAATTGCCAGATGGTATCTCCTGATATACAAAAGGATCTTGCAAAAGCTTGTGCAGAGGAAGTCACAGCTGTCATTATGGATGAGATTCGAGGTAGAAAATTCTCGGTGCTTATTGATGAGTCTCGAGATGTATCAATAAAAGAGCAAATGGCAGTGATTCTAAG GTTTGTGAATGATAAAGGACAAGTGGTGGAGAGATTTCTTGGACTTCAGCATGTCCAGAGTTGTACAGCTATTGCATTGAAAGAAGCTTTGGTCG ACATTGCAGATTTCTTTAACTATATTCCTTTAATAGTCAGCAATGTGGGTGCATCTTGTATGAGAAAAGATGCCTTGCTAGCTAAGCATCATGATGTGTTGCTAGAAAAGATTGAGAAGGGTGAGATTATGACTGGAAGAGGTTTAAATCAAGAAAGTAGCCTAGCCAGACCAGGAGATACTAGATGGGGTTCACATCTTAAAACTTTACTTCGTATTTTGGTGATGTGGGAGGCTATCATAGATGTGCTTGAGATAGTGAAGAAAGACTCCATTAAACCAACAAATAATGGTGGAGCTTTTGGTTTAATTGGAAAAATGGAGAGCTTTGATTTTGTGTTCATTCTACATTTGATGATAGAATTATTGAGCATGACAGATATTTTGTCACGTGCTTTACAAAGGAAGGATCAAGACATAGTGGAAGCAATGCATTTGATCACGGATGTAAAAGATAGCTTGCAGGATATGAGGGAAAATGGATGGGAGCCATTACTCAAAAAAGTAAAAACATTCTGTGAGAAGAATGAGATTGAAGTACCAGATATGGATAAGGAAATAAATATTAGAGGGACATCTAGACGAAGAAAGCAAAAGGTAACAAACATGCATTACTATCATGTTGAGATTTTTCTTGTCGCCATTGATGCCATCTTGACTGAGCTGAATCATCGATTCGGTGAAATTACTTCAGAGTTATTAGTATGTATGGCTGCTTTTAACCCAAGGAACTCCTTCTCTAATTTTGATGTGGACAAACTTGTGAggcttgctgaaatttatgcTGAGGATTTTGATATTGGTGACCTTGCTGTTTTGCCAAATCATCTTAGACAGTTTGTCAATCGTGCTAGAAGAACTCCAGAATTTCTTGGATGCACTGAACTTGGAAAAGTTGCTGAAATTATGGTCAAGACTAATATGCACACATCTTATAAATTGGTTTACCGTCTCAttgagctaatcttgatactaCCGGTGGCAACGGCTTCAGTTGAGAGGATATTTTCAGCCATGTCCATTATAAAAACAGATTTGCGTAGTAAAATGGGTGATGAATGGCTCAATGATTTGATGATATGCTATAATGAGAAGGAGATATTTAGAAAGATTGATAATGAAAAGATCAAAAAGAGGTTTCAAGAGATGAAAAAGCGTC attGCTACTTCGGATGA